The Vigna unguiculata cultivar IT97K-499-35 chromosome 6, ASM411807v1, whole genome shotgun sequence genome contains a region encoding:
- the LOC114186539 gene encoding peptide methionine sulfoxide reductase B5-like, translating to MTFTILRTSSTPICSKPIFSNFLLSSPPTTSFSYPNPIPSPTLSIFASPSLQPKRRFRGGIVAMAAPGSLQKSEEEWQAILSPDQFRILRQKGTEFPGTGEYDKFYGEGVYNCAGCGTPLYKSITKFNSGCGWPAFYEGLPGAINRNADPDGMRTEITCAACGGHLGHVFKGEGFPTPTDERHCVNSISLKFVPASSR from the exons ATGACCTTCACCATTCTGAGAACCTCTTCAACTCCAATCTGTTCCAAAcctattttctcaaattttctcctttcttctcCTCCCACCACATCTTTCTCCTACCCAAACCCCATTCCTTCTCCCACACTTTCAATTTTCGCCTCACCCTCTCTCCAACCCAAACGTCGTTTTCGAGGTGGGATTGTCGCCATGGCCGCACCTGGTTCACTCCAAAAATCCGAGGAAGAGTGGCAGGCAATTCTTTCCCCTGATCAGTTTCGCATTCTCAGGCAAAAGGGCACCGA GTTCCCTGGAACTGGAGAGTATGACAAGTTCTATGGTGAGGGAGTTTACAACTGTGCTGGTTGTGGGACTCCTCTCTACAAGTCCATCACAAAATTCAATTCTGGTTGTGGCTGGCCAGCCTTCTATGAGGGTCTTCCCGGGGCCATAAATCGCAAT GCGGACCCTGATGGGATGAGGACAGAAATAACCTGTGCTGCTTGTGGGGGACATCTAGGTCACGTTTTTAAAGGTGAAGGATTTCCAACACCCACTGACGAACGCCATTGTGTCAATAGCATTTCGTTGAAATTTGTACCAGCCAGTTCTCGGTAA